Within the Heliangelus exortis chromosome 5, bHelExo1.hap1, whole genome shotgun sequence genome, the region cagcctggagaataggatgctctggggagaccttagagcagccttcctgtacttgagggaaaaaacctttaggaaagctggggagggattttttcaAGGGCTTGTAGtgccaggaggagagggaacaattttcagctgaaggagaggagatttaggttagatattaggaagaaattctttcctgtgagggtgctgagcccctgtgccaggtttcccagggaagcagtggctgccccatccctggcagtgtctcaggtcaggttggatggggcttggagcaacctgggatggtgggaggtgtccctgcccatgcaggggggtggcactgggggagctttaaggtcccttccaacccaaaccactctgagTCCATGAGATGGATGGATGAAGCACTCTGCCCTCTTGGCACAGCAGAACCAGCTGCCCCAAACACCTTGAACCGTTTCCAGAGATCTTGTGCCCAATTCATGACCAAAATACCAAAAGCCTCACAATCTCCCCGGCAAGCACAAAGTTCCCCTCTGCACCCACGACACCTCCActataaagaaaagagaagcgCAGGAGCCGCAAAGACTTCCCGCGCAGCAACACCTTTATGTCCCACACCTTCTGCGCCTGATCAGAGCCAGGACCTGCCCTTTGCCAGCCTACAGGTGACCAACCCCGGTACCGGGGAACCCACCGACACACCTGACAGCGCCTGCCGGTTCTGGGGGCAGAAAACCCGATTCGGGGAAAAGCGGCAGCCCACCGCGCCACGGCCATGCTCCCGCCCGGACATCCGCGGGAGCCCTCCCAAGCGCTGCCTCATCCCGGGGCTCGGCCAGCACCGCCGCCTCcgctcccaggcagctcccgCCGGGCTCCCCGGCCGCCGTTCCGCCTCAAGGCGGCCGCACGACACCCAcctgcggcggcggcggtgccTCCCTTCATGCCGCCCCCGGAGCCTCCCGCCGCCCCGGGCTGCCCAGCGGCTCCTCCGCTCCCCCTCACCCCGCGCCGGGAACCCGCCGCTACCGGACACCCACCCGGAAGCGTCCCCGGGAAGCCTCACGCAAGCTTCCGCCCCCCGGGGGAAGCCGAGGCGGCGGTGTCGGCATCGCTTTCCGGTTCCGGTCCCGGTCCGTGCCCTTGCCCATCCGTGTCCCGGCGGCGGGGATGTTGGCGGCGGCGGCGAGGGGTTTGGCGCGGGCTGCGCTGCGAGGTGAGCGGCGCCCCGGCGACTCTTCCCGGGCCGGACGGTTGCCAGTGGTCGTTGATCCGTGTCCGTTTCTCCCCGCAGGTGGCTTAGGCCCGGGGACGGCGGCGGCCCAGGCCCGGCTGGCGGGGAGCTCTACGGCGGAGACCCGGCGTGAGTGGGGAGGCAGCGGGGCCCGGCGGGCAGCGGAGGGGTTGGCGGGGTGCGGTGGGGTCCGGGTCAGGTCCCgcctgctgctgggcagagctgtgcctgggaGACAGCTCCTTAGCCCCCTCCTTGCCATGAATGCTGCTCGTTGTTTGTAATCCCAAACGAGCAATAACAACCACCAAAAAAGCCACACAGGATGTGTTTTGATGacctggggtggggggtgttgTTACTTCGGTGCTGGCACACCAAACAAAATCGGGTTTATTTTGCCCactaaagaaaatgaaacaaaaccaaaaaaacccaaacgtTTCAAGACCCAGGCTGGATGTCATGAGCAGTATCTGAGTTCAGCCTGTCCTGTTATCTCTGTCATCTTCATCTGATTACTTGCTCCTCCATCATCTTGCTGGACTGTTCCCCCTCCTGCACAAAAACACTTCTGCTAAGCACTGACACAGACTTCTTACCCCAGCCTCCAGTTCCAGAGTGTTGTGTGCACCAGGACGCATGTGTTGTGCTATGATCTAGGCTCTGTTATACTCCACAATACATCTATGTGGTATTTAGCTTTGGATTTACCATAAATAAGCTTTGCAGGTACCTAAGGTGATGCAGCCTGGCTTCTGCAGGAGCTACTGACAGGCAGGATCTGAAAGCTGCCAGCTCTGAGATTGGTTAAAACCATTAtaaagtcaggggttggaatCACTTAATGTAGCTTTCTGTATTCCCTGCCATAATCTTGggaactttatttttctgcttagcTACTGTCAGACCAAAAAATGAAGTAGAACAGAAGCAGCTATGTGCCTTTGGGGAGTATGTGGCTGAGATTCTGCCCAAGTATATCCAGCAAGTACAGGTAGGTGCTGTTCAAGAAACTGTTCTGGGAGGGGGGAGTGGGACCCTACAAACAAGCACACTACTTGTTTGTTAGCTGTTTTCAGCAGTTGCTCTGGGAAGAAAGATTGTGAGAATCCCATGAAATGTACTGCTGTTAGTAAGCCCTTTTATTTGATGTCATTATGTGTCTGTTGTACTCTGTTCAGGTGTCCTGCTGGATTCAGCCTGCTGTTCAGTCCTCTTGGTGTTTGTACtcattccctttcctctgttttcatCAGGTGACCTGTTTCAATGAGCTGGAACTTCTCATCCACCCAGATGGGATCATCCCAGTCCTCACCTTCCTTCGAGATCACACCAATGCACAGTTTAAATCCTTGGCTGACCTGACTGCTGTCGATGTCCCCTCTCGTCATTACCGCTTTGAGGTAAGAGCTGCTCAAAGGTGCAGGGCTTGGAGAGTTTCACaagtgctgtgggtgctgttgCAGTTCTGACCCCATATTTTGCTTTTCGACAGCAAAGGGAAAATCTACTCTGaagtgctgggttttgtttaaCATGTGGTTGTGGAAGCAGTAGTCAAACTACAGGGGTTCCTATAAAATGGgaagtttgctggtgacaggTCTCTTTTCTCAGTGACTGCTATCCCTGGAGGTTCTCAActgtccttctgctcctgaggccTGTTCTCCTGTTTCTGTGGCCATTGCACTcttgctgggagctgtagtgCTTGCTGTGTTTGACACGTGGCATCCACTGCTGGGAGCATGCAGCCATTAGATGACCTGAGTATAGCTTTGTGTGTTTTGTATTGATCTTACTTTTATTATCACTTTATTAaatccattttcatttcaatCTATgagtctcctttccttttcctgattcCCTTTCTTGGGTGAGGAGGGGTCATTGGATGGTGGAAGAGCTGATTTAAAAGGCAGCTTCTAAAGATAGAAGTGGTCAACTACTGGAACCTCAGTTGTAACAGTGCCTTTTAGTTCCTAGCTCCAAAGTGCTGAATGTGATTCTGCTGatccagaaataatttcagtgtttgCCTTTGCTTAGCCCAGTGCTGTACTTCAGAGAGATCCATAAATGCCATACAAGACTAACAccctttctggttttgcttcagATTGTTTACAATCTCCTGTCTCTGCGGTTCAACAGTCGGATCCGTGTGAAGACCTACACGGATGAGCTGACCCCTCTTGActcagctgtgtctgtgcacaAGGCAGCAAACTGGTATGAAAGAGAGGTGAGAGCCAGTGTATTTGGGAGCAGAGGTGGAGGGGGGttgcattttcctctttaagCTGTTTGCCTTTTCAGAACAGGAGATAAAAGGGTGTTTGATCTGCTTTTGGATGAGTTCCTGCATCAGTTTCACACAAAACTAGGCATAGAACTGAGATTTTATGGACCTAATacatgaaggtttttttgtttgttatttgttttttttctaatctaaTGCAACTCCCTTTCATTTAGGTTTGGGACATGTATGGGGTTTTCTTCGCCAACCACCCTGATCTAAGGAGAATCCTCACAGACTATGGATTTGAGGGCCATCCTTTCCGGAAGGATTTTCCACTCTCTGGTTATGTGGAGGTAGGAGGAGATACTCTCATGTCTGAAGTTACCCAATCTCTCCAATACTTTTACCTGAGCTTCAGTACAGAAATGAGATTGCTTTGCAGTGCTTTGTCTGGAAGGCATTAAGAGTCTTTCACTTGCTTGTGTCCCAGAGGAGTTGTATAGATCTCCTACATGGAAACTGGAAGTCATCAAAAAATGTTGTCTAATAAGTTAAGGCAGCCTGAGGCCAGAGACGTGGAGCAGATTTCATGACCAGAGACAAGTCAGATCAGGTAGAGAAAGGGCTTCTGCTTTTACCATGTCTTCTGAAAGATTAAAATTTCCAGTGCAAAGACAGAGACTCCCAGAGGAAAGGAGGACTGAACTGTTCTTAATGCAGTTG harbors:
- the NDUFS3 gene encoding NADH dehydrogenase [ubiquinone] iron-sulfur protein 3, mitochondrial yields the protein MLAAAARGLARAALRGGLGPGTAAAQARLAGSSTAETRPTVRPKNEVEQKQLCAFGEYVAEILPKYIQQVQVTCFNELELLIHPDGIIPVLTFLRDHTNAQFKSLADLTAVDVPSRHYRFEIVYNLLSLRFNSRIRVKTYTDELTPLDSAVSVHKAANWYEREVWDMYGVFFANHPDLRRILTDYGFEGHPFRKDFPLSGYVEVRYDDEVKRVVAEPVELSQEFRKFDLNSPWEAFPAYRAAPEPLKIEAGAKKEDAK